ACATACCTAAAACAGCATACTCGATACCTTAAATTTAGGTATATACAATCTTCGACCCCTCTTGGTATTGTTAGATATCGGTTTGGACCGGCTTGGAAATAGCACAGTTTCTGATGTACGCTCCGCATTGGGAAGATTAACAGATGAAGACAAGAGATTTGGCCGAACACTCTAATGTTGCGGCAGCATTATTATCAGCAATGGCGAACCCGAAGCGTCTTTTGATCCTTTGCAGTCTCGTTAAGGGTGAAGTTCCTGTTGGCGTTCTTGCCAATCAGGTCGGACTGAGCCAATCAGCACTTTCTCAGCATCTTTCGAAGCTTCGCGCTCAGAAGCTGGTCAAGACGCGTCGTGATGCTCAAACGATTTACTACTCCAGCACATCAGAATCCGTGATCCGTGTTCTTGAAACGCTGGAAGACATTTATTGCGAGCCGGAAAAAAGTAGATCGGCTGCTTAAGAGCTTTCAATAGCTTAGGGCCTGTCGACAAACGATCTCTGGGGAACACTTTAGGCCCTGAAAGATCGACTTGCTTTCATCACCAGGTGTTTTACTGCTTTAACTGGCAAATCTTCGGATTTGCCAGTTTTTTCATGTCTGAACGAGCTCACATCCGTCTGCGGATGATCCTCGCCCAACGCCGCCGGCATGCTGCGATCCAATTCTGCCGCGCCCCAGCCTTCTTCCCCAACCCATCTTTGCCTTGACGCAAAAAGGCCGGCTGATAATTTGACCAAGCAGTAAATATAATCGCGCGGCGCCGCGCCGCGGTCGGGTAACAGGCCCCCGAATGGCCATTGGAGAACAGCATGTCGGACCGTTTGAATGCCACCCCTAACGATTTGCGCGCCTTCTGGATGCCGTTTACGGCCAACCGCCAGTTCAAGAAGGAACCGCGCCTCTTCGTCAGCGCCAAGGATATGTACTACACCACCCATGACGGTCGGCAGGTACTGGACGGAACTGCGGGTCTGTGGTGTGTGAACGCGGGACACTGCCGTCCGAAGATCACCGAGGCGATCCGCCAGCAGGCCGGCGAACTCGATTATGCTCCGGCCTTCCAGCTCGGCCATCCCAAGGCCTTCGAGCTTGCGAACCGGCTGGTCGATATTGCACCCGAGGGCATGGACCACGTTCTTTATACCAATTCCGGTTCGGAATCGGTCGAAACCGCGCTCAAGGTCGCGCTTGCCTATCATCGCGTGAAGGGTAATGGCTCGCGCTTCCGCCTCATCGGCCGCGAGCGTGGCTATCACGGCGTCAATTTCGGCGGCATTTCCGTGGGCGGCATCGTCACCAACCGCAAGATGTTCGGCACGCTGCTGACCGGCGTCGACCATATGCCGCACACGCATGTTCCCGGTAAGAACGCCTTCACGCGCGGCGAGCCAGAACATGGCGGCGATATCGCCACCGAGCTTGAGCGCATCGTCACGCTGCACGACGCCTCAACAATCGCGGCCGTCATCGTCGAGCCGATTGCCGGCTCTACCGGCGTGCTGATCCCGCCGAAGGGCTATCTGCAGAAGCTGCGTGACATCTGCACCAAGCACGGCATCCTGCTGATCTTCGACGAAGTCATTACCGGCTTCGGCCGCCTCGGCGCCCCCTTTGCCGCCCAATATTACGATGTGAAGCCGGATATCATCACGACCGCCAAGGGCCTGACCAACGGCGTCATTCCAATGGGTGCGGTCTTCGTCACCTCGGAGATCCACGACGCATTCATGCAGGGACCCGAGCATATGATCGAGTTCTTCCACGGCTACACTTACTCCGGCAATCCGATCGCCTCGGCTGCAGCGCTTGCGACGCTCGACACCTACAAGGAAGAAGGCCTGCTGACGCGCGCAGCCGAACTTTCCGACTACTGGGCCGATGCCCTGCATTCCCTGAAGGATTGCCCGAACGTTATCGACATCAGAAACACCGGCCTGATCGGCGCCATCGAGCTCGACCCTATCGCCGGCGAGCACACCAAGCGCGCCTTCACCGCTTTCCTCAAGGCCTATGAAAAGGGCCTCCTGATCCGCACCACCGGCGACATCATCGCGCTCTCGCCGCCGCTCATCATCGAAAAGCATCACATCGACGAGCTGTTCGGCAAGCTCCGCGAGATCTTGCAGAATAATATCTAAGGCATAAGCTCGAACACATCTCCGCCCCTCACGCCTCCTTTTGCATTAGCAGAAGAGCTGGCATGAGGGGCGATCCATATGCGAGGGACAAACATGACCACCAAACTCGAACGCTATATCGACCAGGGCGCTGGCCGGGAGCCTGCGGACATTGTTCTCAAGAACGGCCGCTTCTTCGATCTGGTGACGGGAGAGCTGGTGGCCTCGGACATCGCCATCTGCGGTGACCGTATCGTCGGGACCTGCGGCGATTATCACGGTCGTGAGGAAATCGATATCGCCGGCCGCATGGTCGTACCAGGCTTCATCGACACCCATCTTCACATCGAATCCTCGCTGGTGACCCCGCTCGAATTTGACCGCTGCGTCCTGCCCTATGGCGTGACCACCGCCATCTGCGATCCGCATGAAATCGCCAACGTGCTCGGCACCGAAGGCATACGCTACTTCCTCGACTGTTCGCTGGAAACCATCATGGATATCCGCGTCCAGCTTTCCTCCTGCGTGCCGGCAACGCATCTGGAGACCTCGGGTGCCGATCTGCCGATCGAGACGCTCCTGCCGTTCCGCAATCATCCGCAGGTGATCGGCCTTGCCGAATTCATGAATTTCCCCGGGGTGATCCATAAGGATCCCGTCTGCATGGCGAAACTCGAAGCCTTCCAGGGCGGCCATATCGATGGCCACGCGCCGCTTTTGCGCGGTAATGACCTCAACGGCTATCTCGCAGCCGGCATTCGCACGGAGCATGAATCGACAACCGCCGAAGAGGCAATGGAGAAGATCCGCAAAGGCATGCATGTGCTGGTGCGTGAAGGTTCCGTTTCCAAGGATCTGCACGCC
The Rhizobium sp. 11515TR DNA segment above includes these coding regions:
- a CDS encoding ArsR/SmtB family transcription factor, with the translated sequence MKTRDLAEHSNVAAALLSAMANPKRLLILCSLVKGEVPVGVLANQVGLSQSALSQHLSKLRAQKLVKTRRDAQTIYYSSTSESVIRVLETLEDIYCEPEKSRSAA
- a CDS encoding aspartate aminotransferase family protein, which encodes MSDRLNATPNDLRAFWMPFTANRQFKKEPRLFVSAKDMYYTTHDGRQVLDGTAGLWCVNAGHCRPKITEAIRQQAGELDYAPAFQLGHPKAFELANRLVDIAPEGMDHVLYTNSGSESVETALKVALAYHRVKGNGSRFRLIGRERGYHGVNFGGISVGGIVTNRKMFGTLLTGVDHMPHTHVPGKNAFTRGEPEHGGDIATELERIVTLHDASTIAAVIVEPIAGSTGVLIPPKGYLQKLRDICTKHGILLIFDEVITGFGRLGAPFAAQYYDVKPDIITTAKGLTNGVIPMGAVFVTSEIHDAFMQGPEHMIEFFHGYTYSGNPIASAAALATLDTYKEEGLLTRAAELSDYWADALHSLKDCPNVIDIRNTGLIGAIELDPIAGEHTKRAFTAFLKAYEKGLLIRTTGDIIALSPPLIIEKHHIDELFGKLREILQNNI